GGCCACGGCCTTCTGAACGGGAGCCAGTTGCAGTTGCAACTCGCGGCGGACCATGTCGCGAAGTTCGGTTTCAAGGGAAAGTGGGGCCATGTGGGGCAGGATATACACCCATCCGCCCGTCTAGGGATGGAAACATTCCCCAGGATGTTAAAGGAACCATCCATGACTCCGGTTCCCACTCCCGTTCGCTTCCGCGGCACCGACTCCTACCTCACGAGCGAGGGCCTGCAGGCGGCCGTCAACTGCGCCCTCACGCTCCAGCGCCCCCTGCTGGTCAAGGGTGAGCCCGGGACGGGCAAGACGTTGCTGGCGGAAGCGATTGCCCAGGGGCTGGGATTGAAGCTGCTCACCTGGCACGTGAAGAGCACCACGCGCGCGCAGGACGGTTTGTATGTCTACGACACCGTGCAGCGGCTGTATGACTCGCGCTTCGGGGACGGAGACGTGCGAGACATCCGGCGATACATCCGCATGGGGCCGCTGGGCGAGGCCTTCGCTTCTCCGGAGCGCGTGGTGCTGCTCATCGATGAAGTGGACAAGGCGGACCTGGAGTTCCCCAACGACCTGCTCCACGAGCTGGACCGGATGCGCTTCCGCATCTCCGAGACCAACGACGAGGTCGTGGCGAAGAACCGCCCCGTGGTGCTCATCACCAGCAACAACGAGAAGGAATTGCCTGACGCGTTCCTGCGCCGGTGCGTGTTCCACTTCATCGACTTCCCGGAGCGCGAGCTCATGCAACGCATCGTGGACGTGCACCACCCGGGGCTGGACTCCTCGCTGGCGGACCAGGCGATGAAGGTCTTCTACGAGCTGCGCGCGATGACGCGCCTGCGCAAGCGGCCGTCCACGAGCGAGCTCATCGACTGGATTTCCGTGCTCAAGGCCAACGGCGTCGTGGAGTTGAAGCTGGAGGAGCAGCTGCCGTTCCTGGGCGCGCTGCTCAAGAAGGAGCAGGACCTGGTGGCGGTGGCGGAAGCCTTTGGACGCGGCCGGCGGACGCGCGCTTAAGACAGCCCGGGAGCCACGCCATGTTCCTGCCGTTCTTCTACGAGCTGCGAAAGCGCGGGGTGAAGGTGGGCGCGCAGGAAGCGCTCGCCCTCGCCGGGGCGCTGAAGGCCGGGCTGCATGACAGCAGCCTGGATGGGTTCTATCACGTGGCTCGCGCGCTCCTGGTGCACTCGGAGACGCAGCTGGATGCCTTTGACCAGGCGTTCCTCTCCCACTTCCAGGGCGTCGCTTCCGACGCGCTGAAGCTCACCGAGGAGCTGTTGTCCTGGCTGGAGGAGGCCAAGGAGCGCACCGACCTGAGCCCGGAGGAGATCGCGCTCCTGGAGCAGTGGGACCCTGAGGAGCTGCGGCGGCAGCTGGAGCAGCGCCTGAAGGAGCAGACCGAGCGCCACGACGGCGGCAACCGCTGGGTGGGCACGGGCGGCGCGTCTGCCTTTGGCAACAACGGCGTCGCCCGGCAGGGCGTGCGCATTGGCGGCACGGGCGGGCGGCAGGGCCAGGCGCTGTGGCAGGCCGGGGCTCGGAAGTACGCGGGCTACCGCGACGACCTGGTGCTGGACACGCGGCAGCTGGCGGTGGCGCTGCGCAAGCTGCGGGCCTTCGCGCGTGAGGGTGTGGCTGAAGAGTTGGACGTGGACGAGAGCATCGCCGCCACCGCGAAGAACGCGGGCGAGCTGGAGGTGGTGACACGTCCGCCGCGCAGGCCCAACACGCGCGTGGTGTTGTGCATGGACGTGGGCGGGTCCATGGACCCATACGCGCACCTGGTGAGCCGGCTGTTCAGCGTCGCCAGCCAGGCCACGCACTTCAAGGAGCTGCGCACCTACTACTTCCACAACTGCGTCTACGGGAAGCTGTACGCCACGCCGCAGCTGACGGGCGGCATCACCGTGCCGGAGCTCACCGCGCAGGTGGGAAGGCATCACAAGCTGGTGATGGTGGGCGATGCGTCCATGGCCCCGTATGAGCTGGGCATCCGCACGGATGCCAATGGCCAGTACCGCCAGGAGGGCCTGGAAGGGCTCACGTGGCTGATGCAACTGGCGCAGCACTTCGAGCGCAACGTGTGGCTCAACCCGGAGCCTCGCGGGTCGTGGCGCTCGGGCAGCATCGCGGTCATCGCCAACGTGTTCCCCATGTTCTCCCTCACCGTGGAGGGACTGGGTGAGGCGGTGAACCACCTCACCCGGGGGAAGACGCCCCGGGGGGCGATGGCGCGGCGTTAATTCCCGGAAAGGTGCGAGCCCGCCCGCCCGTCGGTGTGCCTGCCGACGGACGGGCGTGTTTCGTGCGGCGCGGCGGCTCCAGTTACGGCATGGTGCGCCCGCGACGCAGTCCTGCGCGGGAGGCCGCATGACGACCGAGAAAATCGATACCCAGGCAATCAACACCATCCGCACGCTGTCCATGGACGCGGTGGAGAAGGCCCACTCTGGCCACCCGGGCGCGCCCATGGCGCTGGCTCCCGTGGCCTACCAGCTGTGGCAGCAGGAGCTGCGCTACGACCCGGCCCAGCCCAACTGGCCGGACCGCGACCGCTTCATCCTGTCCAATGGCCACGCGTCCATGCTGCTCTACAGCCTGCTGCACCTGGCTGGCGTGAAGCGCGTGAAGGACGCCAAGGTCACCGACGTGCCGGCCGTGTCCCTGGACGACATCCGCAACTTCCGCCAGCTGGACTCCGCCACCCCGGGCCACCCGGAGTACCACTGGACCACCGGCGTGGAGACCACCACCGGCCCCCTGGGCGCGGGCGTCTCCAACAGCGTGGGCATGGCCATCGCCAGCAAGTGGCTGGGCGCCCATTTCAACAAGCCCGGCTTCGACCTGTTCACCCATGACGTCTACGCCCTCTGCGGCGACGGCGACATGATGGAAGGCGTGGCGTCCGAGGCCGCTTCGCTCGCGGGCCACCTCCAGTTGCCCAACCTGTGCTGGATCTACGACAGCAACCACATCTCCATCGACGGCAGCACCGACCTGGCCTTCACGGAAGACGTGGGCCGCCGCTTCGAGGGCTACGGCTGGCGCGTGCTCAAGGTCACCGACGCCAATGACCTGGACGCGCTGTCCAAGGCCTACAAGTCCTTCAAGGACGAGCGCGGCAAGCCCACGCTCATCATCGTCAACTCGTTCATCGGCTTCGGCTCGCCCAAGAAGCAGGGCTCCGCCAGCGCCCACGGCGAGCCCCTGGGCGCCGACGAAATCAAGGCCACCAAGAAGGCCTACGGCTGGCCCGAGGACGCGCAGTTCCTGGTGCCCGACGGCGTGCGCGAGCGCTTCCAGGAGCGCATGGGCGCTCGTGGCAAGGCGCTGCACGACGCGTGGGAGAAGTCCGTCGCGGACTACCGCAAGCAGCACCCGGAGCTGGCTCGTGAGCTGGAGGCGCTGCTCAAGCGCGAGCTGCCCGAGGGCTGGGACAAGGAGCTGCCCGTGTTCCCCGCGGACGCGAAGGGCATGGCCACCCGTGAGTCCGGCGGCAAGGTGCTCAACGCGCTGGCGAAGAACTACCCGTGGCTCGTCGGCGGCTCCGCGGACCTGAACCCGTCCACGAAGACGTACATCTCCGCGTCCACGTCCATCAAGCCGGGCGAGTACTCGGGCCGCAACATCCACTTCGGTGTGCGCGAGCACGCGATGGGCTCCATCGTCAACGGTCTCAACCTGAGCCACGTGCGCGGCTACGGCGCCACGTTCCTCATCTTCAGTGACTACGAGCGCCCCTCCATGCGCCTGTCGTCCCTGATGGAGATTCCGTCCATCCACATCTTCACGCACGACTCCATCGGCCTGGGCGAGGACGGCCCCACGCACCAGCCGGTGGAGCAGCTGATGTCCCTGCGCGCGGTGCCGGGCAACGTGGTGCTGCGCCCCGGCGACGCCAACGAGGTGGCCGAGGCGTGGCGCTACATCGCGCAGCAGAAGCACCACCCGGTGGTGCTCGTGCTGTCGCGCCAGCCGGTGCCCACGCTGGACCGCACGAAGTTCGCTCCCGCTTCCGGCACGGCCAAGGGCGCGTACACGCTGCTGGAGGCGGAGGGCGGCTCGCCGGACGTCATCCTCATCGGTACGGGCACGGAGGTGGCGCTGGTGGTGGAGGCCGCGGAGAAGCTCAAGGCCGAGGGCGTGAAGGCCCGCGTGGTGAGCATGCCTTCGTGGGAGCTGTTCGAGCAGCAGCCCCAGGAGTACCAGGACAGCGTGCTGCCCCCGGGCGTGAAGGCTCGCGTCGCGGTGGAGAAGGGCGCGGCGTTCGGCTGGGAGCGCTGGACGGGACACACCGGCAGCATCATCGGCATGCGCAGCTTCGGCGCTTCCGCCCCCATCAAGGCGCTGCAGCAGAAGTTCGGATTCACCGTGGAGAACGTGGTGAAGGAAGCGCACGCCACCATCGCCAAGGCGAAGAAGCACTGACGCGCCTGTAGAAAAAAGAAGGGCCCCGGACCCTCCCCCGAAGGTCCGGGACCCCTCTGACTTCCAATCCCCCCTGCTTCGACTTCGCTCCCCCCGGCTTCACATCAGGCCGCGTAGAACACGGGGCGCGTGGGGCGCGGGTTGCTGACGAACTTCATCTCGTTGATCATCTTCTTGAAGTCCTTCTGGTCGATGCCCGTGGAGCCCTGGGCCTGCGAGCGGGTGGCGTACTTCTCGTAGGTGTCCACCACCTTCTTCGCCTCCGGCGTGAGGCGGTCGTAGTTCTGGCGCGCCCACTTCATCGTGTCGGTGAACTCGGTGCCGGCCGCGTTGCCGTCCAGGTCGCCCGCGCCCTTCTCGATGGCGGCGGTCAGGTCGTTGCCGGAGATCTTGCCCTTCTTGGCGTCCAGGCCCTCCAGCGCGTCGCGCATGGAGCTGTCGTGGAAGGTCTTGAAGCCATCCATCTTCTTGAACATGGCGTCCGCCTCCTTCTGCGTCATGCCCTCCGGGCCGGCCTTCTTCGCGGCCTGCTGGTAGGTCTTCAGGACCTCCTTGGCCTCGGGCGTGAGGCGGCTCTCGTTCTTGGCGGCCCACTTCTCGAACTCCTTCAGCTCGGAGGTGGAGGAGTGGCCGTCCGTGTCGGAGATGCCGTCCTTGATGGCCTTGGTGAGGTCCTCGCCGGAGATGGGGCCGCTCTGCTTGTCGAGCGCCTCCGTGGCCTTGCGGGCGCTCACGTCACCGGCGCCCACCTTGCTCAGCTCCTTGTTCATGGCGGCGGTCTCCTTGTCGGTGAGACCGGTGCGGCCCTGGGCCTGCGCCGCCTGGGTGTGCTTGCGGTAGACGTCCAGGACCTCCTTGGCCTCCGGGGACAGGCGGCTCTCGTTCTTGGAGGCCCACTTCTCGAACTCCTTCAGCTCCGCGCCGCCGGCCTGGCCGTCGTGGTCCGCGGTGCCCGTCTTGATGGCGCGGGCCATGTCCTGGCCGGACACCGTGCCGCCGTGGCTCTTGCTGTCCAGGTTGGCGAGCGCCTTCTTCGCGCTGGCGTCACCCACGTCGCGCATCTCCGCGAGCATCTTCTTGAAGTCGCCCTGGGGGATGCCGGACTCGCCGCGCGCCTGGGAGACCGCCGCGTACTTGCTGTAGATGTCCATCACCTGACGGGCTTCCGGGGTGAGGCGCTCGCGGTTGTTGGCGGCCCAGTCCGCGACGGCGCGGTACTCACCGGAGGCGGCCTGGCCGTCCAGGTCACCGACCGCGGCCTCGATGCTGTCCGCGAACTGCTCCGCGCCGATGGAGCCAGAGGTCTTGTTCAGCTTGTTCATCTCCACCATGGCGCCCAGGTCCTTGGGCTGCCAGTTGTCACGCGGGCCCACGCAGCCGTGGCCCTGCGCGGAGAAGCGGTCACCGAGGTGCGCGTGGCGGGACTGGAGGTCGTGGAGCTGCGACTTCAGGCCCGCCATCTGCGACTTCATGTTGTTGAGGGTGGCCTTCATCTCCGCCGCCTGCTTCGCCGGGGACGAGCTGCCACGCAGGACCGCGAGCTCCTTGTTGCCGAGGGCCGGCTTGCTGTTGAGGGCGGTGGCGACGGCGGTGGAAGCGGACTTGGCGATGGTCATTTTTGATCTCCGGTGGGAGCGGCTTCCGTTGCGGAAGCAGTCATGCCGGGACCTATTGCGCGCGTCGTGCCAGCTCCCCGGGCCAGCACACCCTGAAGGATTCCATGGGGTTACGCTGCGATGACGCGAGAGCCGGGGTGGTGACAACAGTCACCAGCGGTGATGACTGTCACCATCCCCCCCGCCCCGGGGTGGTGACGAAAGGCATCACTTCCGGCGCGAGGGCTTGAGCGCCTTGCGCACGCGCTGCTTGCCGGCGGGACGGTCCGCGACGTGGACGTAGCCCCGCTTGAGGAAGAACGAGAGCGTGCCCGTGTAGGCCATTCCGTTGCTGATACGCGCCGAGCCCTTGGGTGGTTTCACCGGATAGCCTTCGAGGGTGGCGGCGCCTTCGCGACGCACCGCGGCCTCCACGGCGGCGAGCAGCGCGGTGGCCACGCCCTGGTTGCGCCAGTTCCGGTGGATGAAGAAGCAGGGCACGGAGGCGACGGTGTCCGCGTCATCGCACGTGAAGCTGGGGGCTCGGTCCAGGCGCGAGAAAGAGCGGCGCGGGCCGAAGGTGGCCCAGCCCACCGGTGCACCGTCCGCATAGGCGAGGACGCCCTTCGCCTCTCCGCTCGCGACCAGGGCCTTGAAGCGGCGCTTTGCTTCAGGGCCTCGGACGTCGTCGTAGCGTTCGCCCTCCGGGATGCGCCAGTACATGCACCAGCAGCCGCCACAGGCGCCGTTGGGGCCGAAGAGCTTCTCGAGGTCGGGCCAGAGCTCCGGGGTGAGCTCCACGGTCTTCAGGTCGGGTGGCGCCATGGGGCGCCCGTTCTAGACGCCGCCGCGCAGCTCTGTCTCGGGCCAGAGGGCTCCGTCCCTCGGGGTGAGCAGGAAGGTCAACTTCCCCTGGTGGAAGCCGCGCACCGGGCCCGTGGGCTCCGGGTAGCCCGGTGGCAGGCGCCAGTCCGGGGGCTGGAGTGGTGTGGTGGCGATGGACTGGCCCTGGCGCAGGGTGCCCACATCCTGGTCGGTGAGCGCTCGCGAGGACGTCCAGGGGAGCAGGTCGCGGCCGTGCCGTTCGATGCGCGCGCCGGGGCCCGGGTCCTTCCAGGGGCCGATGGCCGTGCGCTTCAGCGCGGAGAGGTGCGCGCCGCAGCCGAGCGCGCGCCCCAGGTCTCGGGCCAGGGAGCGGACGTAGTAGCCGCCCCGGCAGGTGAGCTCCAGGATGCTGGCTTTGGGCAGGTCGTGCGAAAGCCAGCGCGCGGTGTGCAGGTACACGCGCGAGGGAGGCAGGTCCACGGCTTCGCCCCGGTGGGCCTTGCGGTAGGCGGGCTCACCGCCGAGCTTCTTCGCGCTGGTGGCGGGCGGGATTTGATCCGTCCAGCCGAGGAACGGGCGCAGCGCTGCTTCGAGTTGCTCGGGGGTGAGCGCGGTCGCGTCCCCCTGGTGCACGGGGCGGCCGTGCAGGTCTCCGGTGTCCATCTCCGTGCCCCACTCCACGCGGGCCTCGTAGACCTTGGGCGCCGCGTGCAGGTGTTCGAAGAGGTGCGTGGCCGGGCCCACCAGCATCAGCAACAGCCCTTCCGCGAACGGATCCAACGTGCCGCCGTGGCACAGCGCCGTGCGGCGGCCGGGCCTCGTCGCCTGCGCTTCCTCCTGGAAGGCTCGGACGGTGGCGAAGCTGGTGGCACCCACGGGCTTGTGCGTGAGGTAGAGGCCGGGGGTCATTCGTCGTTCCCGTTCCGCTTCACCGTCGTCGCGCCCTGCTGCTTCTCCAGGTGCACGGGCGAGGTGCCGGTCTTGTCCGCGATGACGGTCGCCAGGGCTTCCGCGTGCGTCGTCACCCAGACCTGGCTGTACTCGGAGGCCCGCACGATGAGCCGGCCCAGGGGCTCCAGCAGGTCCGGGTGCAGGCTGGTCTCCGGTTCGTTCAACGCGAGGAACGGCGGCGGCCTGGGACTGAGCAGCGCCGCCAGCAGGCACAGGTAGCGCAACGTCCCGTCCGACAGCTCCGGCGCGGACATGGGCCTCGACAGGCCGGGCATGTGCAGGAAGAGGCTGAAGCGTCCGTCCTCCGCTCGCACCTCCAGCCTGGAGCCGGGGAAGGCGTCGTCGATGCCCTGCTCCAGGGCGCGGTCATCGCCAATCTCCCAGATGGTCTGGAGCGCCGCCGCGAGGTCGCGCCCGTCCGACGCGAGCACCGGCGTGCGCACCCCCACCTGCGGGTGCCGGGGCAGCGCGTCCGGGTCCGTGCGGAAGTGGTGGTAGAAGCGCCACGCGCTCAGCGTGCGTTGGACTTCGCCCAGCCGTGGGAAACGGTGCGGTTCGGCGAGCTGATCCATCACCGACTCCGCGCCCCACAGCTCCGCGGGGAACGTGACGCGCTTCCCGTCCGTGTCGCGAATGAAGGCCGTGCGGTCCTTGCGCTCCATCAACACCAGACGCCGGCCTCCGGAGTGCGCCCAGAGGTGCTCCTCCTTCACCTCCGGATCCAGGGTGAACATCGTCGGTGGAGGAGGCCCGGGCACCAGGCCGCATTGCAGCTCGTAGGTGAGGTCGTCCAGGTCCACCGTCACGCGCAACCGCACCGGCTTCTTGATGTCTCGCGGGCCGGCCCACATCACGCTTGGGGTGCCGCCCTCGTCCGCCAGCGTGCGCGCGAGCCGGCCTTCCGCCGCCGCCGCTAGCAGATACAGCGCGCGGTACAGGTTCGTCTTGCCGCTGCCGTTGGGCCCCACCACCACGGTCACCGGCCCCAGCTCCAGGTGGAGCTGACGCACGGAGCGGTAGCCTGCGATGTCCAGACGCGTGAGGGCCATGACGTGCGCGTGAGCCTATCCGGCCCGGCGCGCAAGAGCCTTCTCTTCATGACGGAGATGCTTGCGGGATGGAGGGGATTTCCAGCACTCCGCGTGAGGGGAACGTTCCTGCGTCCGAACCGTTTTCAAAGGACGCTCCGCATGGCTCCGTTCTCCCGTTGGCTCCTGCTGCTCACCACACTGACCGCCTGCACCACGCCTTCAGCCCCGTTCAGCGGTGACGCGGAGGTGATTCCCGAACGGAACACCGCGCCCTGGGACGGCGGCGCGGAGGCGCTCCCCGAGCGCACCGACTCCGTGGACCTGGGGCCCTATTCGGACTGCGCCTTCAAACTCGCCGTGGGTGACGCGGTCGCTGCTTGCGACGACGTGTCCCTCTTCGACCAGTCCACGTGCACTCCAGGCGCGCTCGATGACCTGGACACCGTGGGCTTCTACTCCCTGAAGGCCCGTCCCTCCTCGAGCAACACCGCCTACTCCGGCTACAGCCTCCGGCTGCCGCTCGAGGGTGGCAAGGGCACCCTCTCCGGCCGGGCATTGACCCGGCAGGAGATTGGCGCGGGCTCGTTCTTCACCTCGGCCACCCTCCCCGCCACGCCTTTCTCGCCGGCCCGGGACCTGGTGTTCATGGGCTGCACCCGGCCCACTCCCGACCGCATCAACGGCTGCTACGTCCAGTGCGCACAGGGCAAGGTCGGCACCGTGGGCACCTTCACCGCGGCGCGCCCGGGCATCCGGACACGCGGTGAGTCCGAGTCCTCCGGCCTCAAACTCGTGTCCGAGGCCTCTGTCTCCCTGGGCATGCCCGTGGACGTCTACGTCACGAAGGGCCACGCGTATGTGGTCGCCGTGGGGACCGCCAGCAAGCCCGGAGGCCTGGCGGTGTTCAACGTGAGGGACCCCTCGCATCCGGTGCTCACGAAGACCGTGCAGTTGGCCGGGGACTCGTACTGGAACGGCGTGTGGGCCAAGGACAACGCGCTCTACATCGCGAGCGCCAGCTCGGGCGTCATCGTCTACGACATCTCCAACCCCGCGGATCCGCAGTACGTGCGCGCCGTGCCCAACGCGCCCCTCAACGTGCACACCGTGTTCGTGGATGACAAACGGCTCTACGCCATGGCCCCGACGCCCGGCGACGCGGTGCTCATCTTCGATGTGTCCTCACCGCTCGCGCCCGTGGAGCTCAACCGGGTGTCCCTGGGCGCCGGCGGCAGCGGACCCCATGACGCCTTCGTGTACGAAGAGCGCCTCTACGTGAGCCATACGGAAGCGGGCTACCACGCCTTCGACGTGGCGGACGCGGAGCACGTGTATCCGATGGGCGGATATTCCTTCGACGGTCAGTATGCCCACGCGAGCGCGGTGGGCACCTTCGCGGGCCGCACCGTCGCCTTCGAGGGCGGCGAGTACCCCGGTTCGCACCTGCGCGTGCTGGACGTCACCGACCCCGCGAACATGAAGCTCATTGGCGAGTACGGCCTGCGCCCGGAGACCTCCATCCACAACATCCTCCTCCGGGGCTCGAAGCTGTACGTCGCGTACTACCAGGAGGGCGTGCGGGTGCTGGACGTGTCGATTCCGCCGAAGCCGCGCGAGGTCGCGTACTTCAACACGTACCGGGAGACGGATCCGGACCGCACGGGCTCCTCGCTCGAGGGCGCCATCGGCATCCGCGTGCCGGGGGACGGCTTCATCTACGTCGTGGACACGTCCCGGGGGCTGCTCATCCTCTCCGAGCAGCGCTGAGCCGAAGCCTACGGAGGGGGCCGCACCTTCGTCCGGCCGCTGCCCACCTCCCGGCACAGCGCCCAGCCGTCGTTGAGGACCTTGTTGGACGGCAGGGGTTCCAGCCAGCGCCGCTCCTCCTCACCGGCCGTGGAGCTCTCCAGCCGCAGGCGGGCACGGACCTCTCCACCCACGGCCAGCGAGCCCTCCGAGCCGGACGGCACCAGCAGCTCCGCTTCCATGTCCCCGGTCACGACGTGATCCGCGCCCGCGGACAGCGCGCGCACCCGTTCGTTGCCAATGACCACCAGCCCCGAGTCCGCCGGGTCCCCATCCATCAGGGCGCCATGGATGATGAGGTCTCCCAGCACGACGACGGTCCCCGACAGGTGCACATGGCCGTGGAGCTCCAGGGGGCCCTGGTAGATGACCATTTCGTCGGAGGCCGTACCGAGCGTGATGAACGTGTCCCCATCGCGCTGCCGGGTCTCCGAGAAGTCTGGAAAGGAAGCCACCCGCCCGCCATGACGCGCCAGCGCGTGCGCGACGATGAACTCCCAGGCCGGGGGGCTCCTCGCTTCGAAGATGGTGAGGGGCTCGAAGGCCTGCCGCGTCAGCGCCGTCTCCAGCGCCTCCGCCATGCTGTCCAACCATTTGTCCCGCAGGCGCGTCTGCTCGAGCGTGGGCCAGTGAGGCTCGCCGCCCCAGTGGTCGACAATCTTCCCCCCGGGCAAGCGGTTGCGCAGGTCGGTGAGCGCGGCGTCGATGTCCGGGCGGCGTGGGTGCATGACGGGCTTCTAGCTCCTCAGGGAGGGCTCGCGCACCCGCTTCGGGCCGTGGGCTAGACTCTCCGCGACTTCGCGTCGGCCGTGGACCGCGAAGCCCCGCGCAGGAGCCTCCATCCCATGACGTCCTCCATTCGCCTCCTGGGCACGGGCCTCTTCGCCTGCGCCCTGTCCCTTTCCGGCTGTAGCGACTCCAACCCTCCCGGACCGGGACCGTCGGATCCGAAGCCGCTCGTCGAGCTCACCGACTACATCGACGTGGTCCCCAACGAGCCCTGCATGGACTCGAGCTACGCGTCCCCTCGCGCGAACTGCACCGACCCGGCCAGCTTTCCCCTCACGGGCTGTGACCTGGAAGCCGTGCGCGCCGTGGAACCCTCCGGCGTCTACCAGGCCGTCTTCCGCTACACCTCCGTGAGCGCGTTCGGCGTGGGCTTCCGCCTGGACAGCACCCCCAGCTTCCTGGGCAAGCCCCTGGTGCGAAACCAGGTGGGCCCCGAGGGGTTCTTCGTCACCGGGGAGTACATCACCTCCGCCAACAAGCAGCAGCGGTACGCGCTCGCGGGCTGCCGCGTTCCGGAGCCCGGCCGCATCACCGGCTGCTTCGTGCGCTGCACCGATGGCGTACCGGACTACTCCGGCACCTTCGACGCCCGGCGGATGAACCTGGCCCATGAAGCGGACACCGGCGCCCAGCCCATGCGCCTCGTCTCCGAGACCGCCGTCCCGGTGGGCGACCCCGTGGACGTCTACGTCACGAAGGGCCACGCCTACGTGGTGTCCCTGCCGCGCGGCAAGGAGGAGCCCGGCGGCCTGAGCGTCATCAACGTGAGCGACCCGGCCCACCCCGTCCTCGTCACCCGCGTGAGCCTGCCCAACGACAACTACTGGAACGGCGTCTGGGCCAAGGGAGACGCGCTCTACGTCGCCAGCGGGGACTCCGGCGTCATCATCTACGACATCACGAACCCCGCGGATCCGCGGTACGTGCGCGCGCTGCCCGGCGGCTCCATCAACGTGCACACCGTGTTCGTGGATGGCGACCGGCTGTACGCCATGTCCCCGTCCCCCAGCGGCACGACGTTCGTGTTCGACGTGTTCTCGCCGCTGGCGCCCTATCTGGTCAGCCGCATCACCGTGCCCCACGAGCTGGGCGCCTACCCGCACGACGCGTTCGCCTACAAGGGGCGGCTCTACATCAACCACTCGACCACCGGCTACGTCGTCGTGGATGTCACCCGCACGGACGTGACGCCCGTGCTGGGCAAGTACGCCTTCTCCGGCCAGTACAGCCACGCGAACGCGGTGGGCACCATCAACGGGCGCACCATCGCC
This DNA window, taken from Corallococcus exiguus, encodes the following:
- a CDS encoding AAA family ATPase is translated as MTPVPTPVRFRGTDSYLTSEGLQAAVNCALTLQRPLLVKGEPGTGKTLLAEAIAQGLGLKLLTWHVKSTTRAQDGLYVYDTVQRLYDSRFGDGDVRDIRRYIRMGPLGEAFASPERVVLLIDEVDKADLEFPNDLLHELDRMRFRISETNDEVVAKNRPVVLITSNNEKELPDAFLRRCVFHFIDFPERELMQRIVDVHHPGLDSSLADQAMKVFYELRAMTRLRKRPSTSELIDWISVLKANGVVELKLEEQLPFLGALLKKEQDLVAVAEAFGRGRRTRA
- a CDS encoding vWA domain-containing protein, coding for MFLPFFYELRKRGVKVGAQEALALAGALKAGLHDSSLDGFYHVARALLVHSETQLDAFDQAFLSHFQGVASDALKLTEELLSWLEEAKERTDLSPEEIALLEQWDPEELRRQLEQRLKEQTERHDGGNRWVGTGGASAFGNNGVARQGVRIGGTGGRQGQALWQAGARKYAGYRDDLVLDTRQLAVALRKLRAFAREGVAEELDVDESIAATAKNAGELEVVTRPPRRPNTRVVLCMDVGGSMDPYAHLVSRLFSVASQATHFKELRTYYFHNCVYGKLYATPQLTGGITVPELTAQVGRHHKLVMVGDASMAPYELGIRTDANGQYRQEGLEGLTWLMQLAQHFERNVWLNPEPRGSWRSGSIAVIANVFPMFSLTVEGLGEAVNHLTRGKTPRGAMARR
- the tkt gene encoding transketolase, with product MTTEKIDTQAINTIRTLSMDAVEKAHSGHPGAPMALAPVAYQLWQQELRYDPAQPNWPDRDRFILSNGHASMLLYSLLHLAGVKRVKDAKVTDVPAVSLDDIRNFRQLDSATPGHPEYHWTTGVETTTGPLGAGVSNSVGMAIASKWLGAHFNKPGFDLFTHDVYALCGDGDMMEGVASEAASLAGHLQLPNLCWIYDSNHISIDGSTDLAFTEDVGRRFEGYGWRVLKVTDANDLDALSKAYKSFKDERGKPTLIIVNSFIGFGSPKKQGSASAHGEPLGADEIKATKKAYGWPEDAQFLVPDGVRERFQERMGARGKALHDAWEKSVADYRKQHPELARELEALLKRELPEGWDKELPVFPADAKGMATRESGGKVLNALAKNYPWLVGGSADLNPSTKTYISASTSIKPGEYSGRNIHFGVREHAMGSIVNGLNLSHVRGYGATFLIFSDYERPSMRLSSLMEIPSIHIFTHDSIGLGEDGPTHQPVEQLMSLRAVPGNVVLRPGDANEVAEAWRYIAQQKHHPVVLVLSRQPVPTLDRTKFAPASGTAKGAYTLLEAEGGSPDVILIGTGTEVALVVEAAEKLKAEGVKARVVSMPSWELFEQQPQEYQDSVLPPGVKARVAVEKGAAFGWERWTGHTGSIIGMRSFGASAPIKALQQKFGFTVENVVKEAHATIAKAKKH
- a CDS encoding GNAT family N-acetyltransferase — its product is MAPPDLKTVELTPELWPDLEKLFGPNGACGGCWCMYWRIPEGERYDDVRGPEAKRRFKALVASGEAKGVLAYADGAPVGWATFGPRRSFSRLDRAPSFTCDDADTVASVPCFFIHRNWRNQGVATALLAAVEAAVRREGAATLEGYPVKPPKGSARISNGMAYTGTLSFFLKRGYVHVADRPAGKQRVRKALKPSRRK
- the truB gene encoding tRNA pseudouridine(55) synthase TruB, encoding MTPGLYLTHKPVGATSFATVRAFQEEAQATRPGRRTALCHGGTLDPFAEGLLLMLVGPATHLFEHLHAAPKVYEARVEWGTEMDTGDLHGRPVHQGDATALTPEQLEAALRPFLGWTDQIPPATSAKKLGGEPAYRKAHRGEAVDLPPSRVYLHTARWLSHDLPKASILELTCRGGYYVRSLARDLGRALGCGAHLSALKRTAIGPWKDPGPGARIERHGRDLLPWTSSRALTDQDVGTLRQGQSIATTPLQPPDWRLPPGYPEPTGPVRGFHQGKLTFLLTPRDGALWPETELRGGV
- a CDS encoding AAA family ATPase; protein product: MALTRLDIAGYRSVRQLHLELGPVTVVVGPNGSGKTNLYRALYLLAAAAEGRLARTLADEGGTPSVMWAGPRDIKKPVRLRVTVDLDDLTYELQCGLVPGPPPPTMFTLDPEVKEEHLWAHSGGRRLVLMERKDRTAFIRDTDGKRVTFPAELWGAESVMDQLAEPHRFPRLGEVQRTLSAWRFYHHFRTDPDALPRHPQVGVRTPVLASDGRDLAAALQTIWEIGDDRALEQGIDDAFPGSRLEVRAEDGRFSLFLHMPGLSRPMSAPELSDGTLRYLCLLAALLSPRPPPFLALNEPETSLHPDLLEPLGRLIVRASEYSQVWVTTHAEALATVIADKTGTSPVHLEKQQGATTVKRNGNDE
- a CDS encoding LVIVD repeat-containing protein — translated: MAPFSRWLLLLTTLTACTTPSAPFSGDAEVIPERNTAPWDGGAEALPERTDSVDLGPYSDCAFKLAVGDAVAACDDVSLFDQSTCTPGALDDLDTVGFYSLKARPSSSNTAYSGYSLRLPLEGGKGTLSGRALTRQEIGAGSFFTSATLPATPFSPARDLVFMGCTRPTPDRINGCYVQCAQGKVGTVGTFTAARPGIRTRGESESSGLKLVSEASVSLGMPVDVYVTKGHAYVVAVGTASKPGGLAVFNVRDPSHPVLTKTVQLAGDSYWNGVWAKDNALYIASASSGVIVYDISNPADPQYVRAVPNAPLNVHTVFVDDKRLYAMAPTPGDAVLIFDVSSPLAPVELNRVSLGAGGSGPHDAFVYEERLYVSHTEAGYHAFDVADAEHVYPMGGYSFDGQYAHASAVGTFAGRTVAFEGGEYPGSHLRVLDVTDPANMKLIGEYGLRPETSIHNILLRGSKLYVAYYQEGVRVLDVSIPPKPREVAYFNTYRETDPDRTGSSLEGAIGIRVPGDGFIYVVDTSRGLLILSEQR